The Catharus ustulatus isolate bCatUst1 chromosome 16, bCatUst1.pri.v2, whole genome shotgun sequence genome window below encodes:
- the EEF2KMT gene encoding protein-lysine N-methyltransferase EEF2KMT isoform X3 yields the protein MAEPRPGLALRFQRRFLAARPLRSLPWPELEQSLRTAPDSALLADILHKTILHPLCVKYPPSAKYRRCFLTELIKKLESTAAEPLDELYEALADVLKEEESTHCYKNYLLPTGDCVSLSESTALISGGTTGLVTWEAALLLAQWALQNPGVFRDRTVLELGSGSGFTGIAICKTCQPRTFIFSDCHPRVLRQLGENIQLNGFIPEPDVPWSIQTESQGQEVEGENCQNTKVIVAELDWGSVTEKQLLGLRADVVIAADVVYDPEIILALIGMLQKLSTCRADRRAPEVFIASTIRNPDTYLLFQAELDKAGIRWQMIPAHSSCNFLYDVQPDVTILQLFI from the exons CTGGCCG GAACTCGAACAAAGCCTGAGGACCGCGCCGGACTCCGCGCTGCTGGCGGATATTCTGCACAAG ACAATTCTTCATCCTCTGTGTGTGAAATATCCCCCTTCGGCCAAGTACAGGAGGTGCTTCCTGACTGAGCTCATCAAAAAG CTTGAATCCACAGCAGCTGAACCCCTGGATGAACTTTATGAGGCACTGGCAGATGTTCTAAAAGAAGAAGAATCTACTCATTGTTACAAAAACTACTTACTG cccaCGGGGGACTGTGTGAGCCTGTCCGAGAGCACCGCGCTGATCTCCGGGGGCACCACGGGGCTCGTCACATgggaggctgctctgctgctggcccagtGGGCACTGCAGAACCCTGGGGTGTTCAGGGACAG GACAGTCCTGGAATTAGGGAGTGGGAGTGGTTTCACTGGAATTGCCATCTGCAAGACCTGCCAACCCAGGACATTCATATTTAGTGACTGCCATCCCCGTGTTCTCAGACAGCTGGGAGAAAACATCCAGCTAAACGGCTTCATCCCAGAGCCTGATGTGCCCTGGAGCATCCAAACAGAGTCCCAAGGACAGGAGGTGGAAGGAGAGAACTGCCAAAACACAAAAGTGATTGTTGCTGAGCTTGACTGGGGCTCAGTGACAGAAAAACAGCTGCTGGGTCTCAGAGCTGATGTTGTCATTGCAGCAG atGTGGTGTATGATCCTGAGATAATTTTAGCCCTCATTGGGATGCTACAGAAACTCTCCACCTGCAGAGCAGACCGGAGAGCTCCTGAGGTGTTCATTGCCTCCACAATCCGGAATCCAGACACGTATCTGCTgttccaggctgagctgg ATAAAGCTGGGATCAGGTGGCAGATGAttccagcccacagcagctgtaATTTTCTCTATGATGTGCAGCCAGATGTAACTATTCTACAGCTATTTATATAG